One Deltaproteobacteria bacterium genomic window carries:
- a CDS encoding aldo/keto reductase codes for MNYRRLGRTDLHVSVVGFGTCQLRLVPARQAVGTLRRGFELGVNIVHVAPDYEGADALVAQALRETSRNVIICSQGYGPPGLFEHFFETTCRTFRKKRLELFGIACIEDRETLGENVWGTGGMVEFLLRKKEKGRLGGIFCTTHGSPEYIRKLIASDVFDALMIPYNILGFHLLTADLPGKDPENLQGNKEIVFPAARKKDVGLMIMKPLAGGLLCPGRAFPQRSGRLLPESNRISAGKVLRHILMNEEISCVVPGTASIEEAEENALSGWGRIPLRKEDIRHVEYQAQSLAIAACSRCGRCDALCSQDLPISWLFRAAYIANYPSETFETPETHEYFRLHPDEEIICAKCQNITCACIKGIDIPVTLGRIHTLMKGLRSKGMVSPADLPEISGPKEGYRAKIITKEFPAEVLCGRTKICRLYVENSGRLPWHADANRNQPKIVLCVSLDGGVLQTIHLRHDVHPLERTHFIFELSAPLDPGTVKFSLFLAQSSRWKKYAPVLPMGEQEILVRNHS; via the coding sequence ATGAATTACCGGCGTTTGGGACGCACCGATCTTCACGTATCGGTAGTAGGTTTCGGTACATGCCAGTTGAGATTGGTTCCAGCCCGTCAGGCCGTCGGGACCCTTCGGCGTGGGTTCGAGTTGGGGGTTAACATCGTCCATGTCGCCCCGGATTACGAAGGTGCCGACGCCCTGGTGGCGCAAGCCCTTCGAGAAACGTCTAGGAATGTCATCATCTGTTCGCAAGGATACGGCCCCCCGGGATTGTTTGAGCATTTTTTTGAAACCACCTGCCGCACATTCCGCAAAAAACGTCTGGAGCTTTTTGGAATCGCCTGTATCGAGGATCGGGAGACATTGGGTGAAAATGTCTGGGGAACCGGCGGCATGGTGGAATTCCTGCTCAGAAAAAAGGAAAAGGGGAGGCTCGGCGGCATTTTTTGCACCACCCACGGATCACCGGAATATATCCGAAAATTGATTGCGTCCGATGTCTTTGACGCCCTGATGATACCCTATAACATCCTTGGCTTTCATCTGCTTACCGCCGATCTTCCCGGAAAAGACCCTGAAAATCTCCAGGGCAACAAAGAGATTGTATTCCCGGCAGCACGAAAGAAGGATGTGGGGCTCATGATTATGAAACCCCTTGCAGGAGGATTGCTGTGCCCCGGACGTGCGTTTCCGCAGCGGAGCGGGCGTCTCCTTCCCGAGTCCAATAGAATCTCGGCCGGAAAGGTCTTACGCCATATCCTGATGAACGAAGAGATATCCTGCGTTGTTCCAGGGACGGCATCCATTGAAGAGGCCGAGGAAAACGCCCTCAGCGGATGGGGCCGAATCCCCTTGAGAAAAGAAGATATCCGGCATGTCGAGTATCAGGCCCAATCTCTGGCAATTGCCGCATGCAGCCGTTGCGGCCGCTGCGACGCCTTATGCAGCCAAGACCTGCCCATATCCTGGCTGTTTAGGGCGGCCTATATTGCCAATTATCCTTCCGAGACATTTGAGACACCGGAAACGCATGAATATTTTAGGCTTCACCCTGACGAGGAAATAATATGCGCCAAATGCCAAAACATTACATGCGCTTGTATCAAAGGGATCGACATCCCCGTGACCCTCGGCCGCATTCATACCCTCATGAAAGGGCTTCGGTCAAAAGGAATGGTTTCACCGGCAGACCTTCCTGAAATTTCTGGACCCAAGGAGGGCTATCGCGCTAAGATCATTACAAAGGAATTCCCCGCAGAGGTACTGTGTGGAAGGACGAAAATCTGTCGGCTCTACGTGGAAAATAGCGGCCGTCTGCCATGGCATGCCGACGCGAATCGAAATCAGCCCAAGATTGTACTCTGTGTTTCCCTTGATGGGGGAGTGCTCCAAACCATTCACCTGCGTCATGATGTACATCCTTTGGAGCGTACCCACTTTATATTTGAGCTTTCAGCTCCCTTAGATCCTGGTACTGTGAAATTTTCTTTGTTCCTGGCTCAATCATCTCGCTGGAAGAAATACGCCCCTGTGTTGCCGATGGGGGAACAAGAGATCCTCGTCAGAAATCATTCCTGA
- a CDS encoding tail fiber domain-containing protein has product MRKKDLPDSSMWRFWGFLSLMFISLYLMVPVSVLGADKLIVKNESGTETFKVSDSGSITSASSLLSNGAGAWGSAPFVLGQNLGNRGMVITDKATSNQKNIYFGWNVGASHDYAELFALQEGVAYKNFILNPNGGHVGIGTTSPSYPLQMGSGAYVSSGGVWTNASSRELKTNIRELTDEEAMDALQGLRPVKFSYKVERDETHVGFVAEDVPDLVASRDRKGMSSMDVVAVLTRVVQEQQKTIAELSRKVAELEKNIK; this is encoded by the coding sequence ATGAGAAAAAAGGACTTGCCTGATTCATCCATGTGGCGGTTCTGGGGTTTCTTATCGCTGATGTTTATCTCTCTCTATCTCATGGTGCCGGTATCTGTCCTCGGTGCAGATAAATTGATAGTGAAAAATGAAAGCGGAACAGAGACCTTTAAGGTGAGTGACAGCGGGTCCATAACTTCCGCATCTTCCTTGCTGTCGAATGGTGCGGGAGCCTGGGGATCAGCCCCTTTTGTCCTTGGGCAAAACCTTGGGAACAGGGGGATGGTGATCACAGATAAGGCGACCAGTAATCAGAAAAACATCTATTTCGGATGGAATGTCGGCGCATCCCATGACTATGCAGAGCTCTTCGCACTCCAGGAGGGGGTAGCATACAAAAATTTCATCTTGAACCCGAATGGCGGCCATGTGGGCATAGGCACCACTTCCCCTTCGTATCCGTTGCAGATGGGAAGCGGCGCCTATGTTTCGTCCGGCGGTGTATGGACAAATGCCTCCAGCCGGGAATTAAAAACAAATATCAGAGAATTGACGGATGAGGAGGCAATGGATGCGCTACAGGGGCTGAGGCCGGTCAAATTCAGTTATAAAGTTGAAAGGGACGAGACCCATGTGGGCTTTGTCGCAGAGGATGTTCCGGATCTCGTGGCATCGAGGGACAGAAAAGGGATGAGTTCGATGGATGTGGTTGCGGTATTGACCCGGGTGGTTCAGGAGCAGCAGAAGACCATCGCCGAACTCTCACGAAAAGTGGCTGAACTCGAAAAGAACATCAAGTAA
- a CDS encoding C1 family peptidase, with product MARKGLRGILAGVLTLAVFGVAEADDGIYTNTLMHPDDDTRLEWIRNFQRAPLARMDDELQFRAAFRGSLSLLSYLDYIPSERDQGVCNNCWAWAGTGVVEIALNMEREIYDRLSVQLISSCDTVLSCCEGGWLNDFVSFYEIEGYTIPWSNANANWQNRDGRCDVSCESISTLPNYPLSSITLERIATHGVGQAQAISNIKNVLNQGRAVWFGFFMSTREDWSSFNTFWNTQIEETSWDFDASCGKPYISGAGHAVLCVGYNDDDPNNAYWIMLNSWGTTANRPNGLFRVAMEVDYDCADSTGEYNLYWQTLDVAFDITEEIVYVEPSAFCGGHRPCYGTIQEAINTSGAEATIRIVEGRNFEDVTLNSAKNIRLEGGWDSTFTNRSSNTTIDSLTVNSGTVAVEFVVCQ from the coding sequence ATGGCAAGAAAAGGACTACGGGGGATTCTGGCGGGTGTTCTGACTTTGGCCGTTTTTGGGGTTGCGGAGGCAGACGATGGGATATATACCAACACCCTCATGCATCCGGACGATGACACGCGTCTCGAGTGGATCAGGAACTTCCAGCGGGCGCCGTTGGCCCGGATGGACGATGAACTCCAGTTCAGGGCCGCCTTCAGAGGATCTCTCAGCCTTCTGAGCTATCTCGACTATATCCCTTCTGAAAGAGACCAGGGCGTCTGCAATAATTGCTGGGCATGGGCAGGGACCGGCGTCGTGGAGATTGCCTTGAATATGGAACGGGAAATCTATGACCGCCTTTCGGTGCAGCTCATCAGCTCCTGCGATACGGTGTTAAGCTGTTGCGAGGGAGGATGGTTGAACGATTTTGTCTCATTCTATGAAATAGAAGGATACACCATTCCCTGGTCCAATGCCAATGCAAATTGGCAGAACCGGGACGGACGCTGTGATGTTTCATGCGAGAGCATTTCTACCCTCCCCAATTATCCTCTCTCTTCCATTACCCTTGAGAGGATTGCAACACACGGGGTGGGCCAGGCCCAGGCGATCTCCAATATCAAAAATGTCCTCAACCAGGGCCGGGCCGTTTGGTTCGGTTTCTTTATGAGCACGAGGGAAGACTGGAGCAGTTTCAACACGTTCTGGAACACCCAGATCGAGGAGACATCGTGGGATTTTGATGCGAGCTGCGGCAAGCCCTATATCTCCGGCGCGGGGCATGCGGTCTTGTGCGTCGGGTACAATGATGATGATCCCAACAATGCCTACTGGATCATGCTGAACAGCTGGGGCACGACTGCCAATCGGCCGAACGGGCTCTTTCGGGTTGCTATGGAGGTGGACTATGACTGTGCCGACAGCACGGGAGAATATAATCTCTATTGGCAGACATTGGATGTTGCGTTTGATATTACGGAAGAAATTGTCTATGTTGAGCCTTCGGCCTTTTGCGGCGGCCATAGGCCCTGCTATGGAACGATTCAGGAAGCGATCAACACATCCGGTGCAGAAGCGACCATAAGGATTGTCGAAGGAAGGAATTTCGAAGATGTGACCCTGAACAGCGCCAAGAATATACGGCTGGAGGGAGGATGGGATTCCACATTCACCAACCGATCATCCAACACCACCATCGATTCCTTGACAGTCAATAGCGGAACGGTAGCGGTGGAGTTTGTGGTTTGTCAGTGA
- a CDS encoding GDP-L-fucose synthase — MEKNAKIYIAGHRGLVGSAIVRALRSSGFQNLVFRSSKELNLERQERVEAFFERERPEYVFLAAAKVGGIWANSTFPAEFIYNNLVIETNIIHTAYRFEAKKLLFLGSSCIYPKHCPQPMKEEYLLSGYLEPTNEPYAVAKIAGIKMCQAYNRQYGTRFISAMPTNLYGPGDNFDLKTSHVLPALIRKFHEAKVNGKGSVEIWGTGAPRREFLYVDDLADACLFLMNHYEEDHIINVGVGKDQSIRELAEMVGEIVGFEGDLRFDPAQPDGTPLKLLDVSRLTALGWEARTPLREGITRAYRWYLDQR; from the coding sequence ATGGAAAAGAACGCTAAGATTTATATCGCAGGCCATCGCGGTCTGGTGGGGTCGGCCATCGTGCGGGCTCTCAGAAGTTCGGGATTTCAGAATCTGGTCTTCAGGTCGTCCAAGGAATTGAATCTGGAGAGACAGGAACGGGTCGAGGCATTTTTCGAACGGGAACGGCCCGAGTATGTATTTTTGGCCGCTGCAAAGGTCGGGGGCATATGGGCCAATTCCACATTCCCTGCCGAATTTATCTACAACAATCTGGTGATCGAGACCAACATCATCCATACCGCCTACCGCTTTGAGGCAAAGAAGCTCCTTTTTCTGGGAAGTTCCTGCATTTATCCAAAACACTGCCCTCAGCCGATGAAAGAGGAATATCTTCTTTCAGGATATCTGGAGCCCACCAACGAGCCTTATGCCGTGGCCAAGATCGCCGGCATCAAGATGTGCCAGGCATACAACCGTCAGTATGGGACGCGATTTATCAGCGCCATGCCCACCAATCTTTACGGGCCGGGCGATAATTTTGATTTGAAGACTTCCCATGTCCTTCCCGCCCTGATCCGGAAATTTCACGAGGCAAAGGTGAACGGCAAGGGATCTGTGGAAATATGGGGAACGGGTGCGCCCAGACGCGAGTTCCTTTATGTGGATGACCTGGCCGATGCGTGTCTTTTCCTGATGAATCATTATGAGGAAGACCACATCATCAATGTGGGCGTGGGCAAGGACCAGTCGATCCGGGAATTGGCGGAGATGGTGGGTGAGATTGTGGGCTTTGAAGGCGATCTCAGATTTGATCCTGCCCAGCCGGACGGGACCCCGCTCAAACTCCTGGACGTTTCCAGATTGACCGCATTGGGCTGGGAGGCCCGGACGCCGTTGCGGGAAGGGATAACCCGGGCGTATCGATGGTATCTGGATCAGCGGTGA
- a CDS encoding glycosyltransferase encodes MPIPDRSDLPSRVVEDNHFRTAILMQTFAIVIPNLNQSHFLPWALESLRAQSRPFNLAVMDGGSTDSFEAAVRGYSDMIDYLQTGADGGQAAAIRKGKETLSGDIVAWLNADDYYFPETLEKVASCFDRDPDLDVVYGDAVHVTSEGFFLSYFPPIQAYHPETLTRRCFICQPACFVRRSAYEKVGGLNPALRYTMDWDLWCRLSRSHARFQYLHEPLAAVRYYPGTKTLSSDGQRYREIWRIERKYGHRPLPLSWPGFYRFDLSFKNKRNFIEDLALNALDVLRKMKRRGFVRRSSEDEMSLPIYGFDRFESSLVYGQCTIHLPWYGRQAWDTLYLNIRPLHSNCRVTVNGKTCLWEASDANRLVVRLPQVGGPHITISIQQAEGMSSWRLQGVTIDLKEH; translated from the coding sequence TTGCCAATTCCGGATCGATCCGATCTTCCATCCCGTGTGGTTGAAGACAATCATTTCAGAACAGCGATCCTTATGCAGACCTTTGCGATTGTCATCCCTAATTTAAACCAGAGTCATTTCCTGCCCTGGGCCCTGGAGAGTCTCAGAGCCCAGTCGCGTCCATTCAACCTTGCGGTTATGGACGGGGGGTCGACGGACAGCTTCGAAGCGGCTGTCCGGGGGTATTCCGATATGATCGACTATCTGCAGACCGGTGCTGACGGGGGGCAGGCCGCAGCCATCAGGAAAGGGAAAGAAACCCTTTCAGGCGACATCGTGGCCTGGCTGAATGCAGACGATTATTATTTCCCCGAGACCCTCGAAAAGGTGGCCTCCTGTTTTGATAGGGATCCGGATCTGGATGTGGTGTATGGCGATGCCGTTCATGTGACATCTGAAGGATTTTTCCTCTCCTATTTTCCCCCCATCCAGGCGTACCACCCGGAAACCCTGACGCGTCGCTGTTTCATCTGCCAGCCTGCCTGCTTCGTGCGCCGCTCCGCCTATGAAAAGGTGGGCGGGCTTAACCCTGCGTTACGCTACACCATGGACTGGGACCTGTGGTGCAGGCTGTCCAGGTCCCATGCCCGGTTTCAATATCTCCATGAACCGTTGGCCGCCGTGAGATACTATCCCGGAACCAAGACCCTGAGCAGCGATGGGCAGCGATACAGGGAGATCTGGCGGATTGAGAGAAAATACGGGCATCGACCCCTACCATTGTCATGGCCGGGATTTTATCGCTTTGACCTGTCGTTCAAAAATAAGAGAAATTTTATCGAGGACCTGGCGTTAAACGCCCTGGATGTCCTTCGTAAGATGAAGCGACGTGGTTTTGTACGCAGATCCTCTGAAGACGAGATGTCCCTGCCGATATACGGATTTGATCGCTTTGAAAGCTCCCTAGTGTATGGGCAGTGCACTATTCATCTTCCCTGGTATGGCAGGCAGGCATGGGACACGCTGTATCTAAATATCCGGCCATTACATAGCAACTGTCGAGTGACAGTCAATGGAAAGACCTGTCTGTGGGAGGCATCTGATGCCAACCGGCTTGTTGTCCGGCTTCCACAGGTAGGAGGGCCTCATATAACAATTTCTATTCAACAGGCCGAAGGAATGTCTTCCTGGAGATTGCAGGGAGTTACAATTGATTTAAAGGAACACTGA
- a CDS encoding glycosyltransferase, with amino-acid sequence MLEGISDKDLTGPLQEPPAQGPKTESEGCSDELPLVSIVVRSMGRLTLDEALESLALQAYPNIEVVVVNARGGEHRALGDRCGRFQLRLVNQDGPPLPRSKAANLGLSECKGHYLGLLDDDDEITPDHIKGLVDALQNEADEIVGYSAARSSSRTDADCDHIKNFSDPNVTFSKLVLGNVLPIHSVLFPSSLLKRGICFDENFDCYEDWDFWLQMARVAPLKFVNQVTAIYYVGGGSGVSPMQPNEQTVLEARNAVFAKWVRLLTPEEMRAIADSYHQTLYDMLSRCHYLESELQENRLQLEDALRKVDLYDRTSHNMLTQCSYLESELQKNRLQLEDALRKIEEDKIQRMTAERMHDAAVAQLQWHIDSLYSSRSWRLTRPIRWCVKVARDARLLLHRTLKAVYSRLPLTLNQRSAIRSHYFRSRAVSRSAGERTAPVSITVSPYTKRAMETAPIRILMIERWVPRPNQDAGSTMIYNFMRILRRMGHALSFAPFDLVYDPEYTPDIMKLGIECLHAPDVRSIADHLVAAGSTYDVIIACRPDHTEALLPLFKAYCPQARLLYETIDLHFMREARQAEVERNSELLRLSKWRKAQELRIAAAADCTIVVSEQERQVLCQENPDLYVEVIPVIGEIYGCQASYDQRADLVFIGGYEHRPNVDAVIYFVEEILPLIVGCLPKIRFLLVGSHPPKEILDLACKHVIIQGFVPDITELMNRVRVSVNPLRFGAGVKGKMITSMSYGVPCVGTSVAVEGMEVVPGVQALVADDPRAFADEVIRLYTDRQLWEKVSAEGLAFVSKRFSMDVAEEAFKRIFDSLRLEGSRGLQLIRAVSHDTYLRHRSEQELERRHAIEQAYVRNTGQVCTKGFCFVCNREVTFSTDLSFSFTFPDGSVVPNWRERIVCPYCRLNNRMRAAIHLFHLLCHPTPEIRLYLTEQTTQLFRWYENAYKNVTGSEFLGNSIPLGETNKDGILNENLTALTFADDCFDAILSFDVLEHIPNYQRALRECRRCLRAGGSLFFSVPFDLGAQHHLVRAEIDAEGEVRHLLPPEYHGDPINSDGCLCYYHFGWDLLDELRDLGFRDASAYLYWSDRFGYLGGEQLVFRAVK; translated from the coding sequence ATGTTAGAAGGAATTTCGGACAAGGACCTAACCGGTCCATTGCAGGAGCCACCGGCCCAAGGCCCGAAAACGGAATCGGAGGGCTGTTCGGATGAACTTCCTCTGGTGAGTATCGTCGTTCGCAGCATGGGTCGCTTAACACTCGATGAAGCCCTTGAGTCGCTTGCTTTGCAGGCCTATCCGAATATCGAGGTGGTTGTGGTCAATGCCAGGGGCGGGGAGCACCGTGCACTCGGAGATCGATGCGGGCGGTTCCAGTTGCGCCTTGTCAATCAGGATGGCCCTCCTCTGCCCCGCTCAAAGGCGGCCAATCTTGGCCTGTCTGAGTGCAAAGGCCATTACCTCGGCCTACTTGATGACGATGACGAGATCACTCCGGACCACATCAAGGGCCTTGTGGACGCGTTACAGAATGAGGCAGACGAGATCGTTGGTTATTCTGCCGCAAGAAGTTCAAGCAGGACAGATGCAGATTGCGATCACATAAAGAACTTTTCCGATCCGAACGTGACTTTTTCCAAGCTGGTGCTGGGCAACGTTCTCCCGATCCATTCGGTTCTTTTTCCCTCATCCCTCCTCAAGAGAGGAATTTGCTTCGACGAAAATTTCGACTGTTATGAGGACTGGGATTTTTGGCTCCAAATGGCCCGTGTCGCCCCTTTGAAGTTTGTCAATCAGGTGACGGCAATCTATTATGTGGGAGGTGGTTCCGGAGTTTCACCGATGCAACCTAATGAGCAGACCGTATTAGAGGCAAGAAACGCTGTCTTTGCGAAATGGGTCCGGTTGCTCACGCCCGAAGAAATGCGGGCCATTGCAGATTCTTATCACCAGACCCTTTACGACATGCTTTCACGGTGTCATTACCTGGAAAGTGAGCTGCAGGAGAATCGGCTTCAGTTGGAGGATGCCCTTCGAAAAGTCGATTTGTATGACCGGACCTCTCATAATATGCTGACTCAATGTAGTTACCTGGAGAGTGAGCTACAGAAGAATCGACTTCAGTTAGAGGATGCCCTTCGAAAAATTGAGGAGGACAAGATACAAAGGATGACGGCTGAAAGAATGCATGATGCGGCGGTTGCCCAGTTGCAATGGCACATCGACAGCCTTTATAGTTCCCGGTCATGGAGGTTGACCAGGCCGATTCGGTGGTGCGTCAAGGTTGCTCGCGACGCCCGGCTATTATTGCATAGAACGCTCAAGGCGGTCTATTCCCGGTTGCCGTTGACCCTAAATCAGCGGTCGGCGATTCGCTCTCACTATTTCCGCTCGCGTGCCGTGAGCAGGAGTGCAGGGGAGAGGACAGCCCCAGTTTCGATCACGGTCTCTCCCTACACAAAGCGGGCAATGGAAACAGCGCCAATCCGTATTCTGATGATTGAAAGATGGGTTCCACGACCTAACCAGGATGCCGGCTCAACGATGATCTATAATTTCATGCGAATCTTGCGCCGGATGGGGCATGCCTTGAGTTTCGCACCCTTTGATCTGGTTTATGATCCAGAATATACCCCTGACATAATGAAATTGGGGATCGAATGCCTTCACGCTCCGGATGTCAGATCAATCGCGGATCACTTAGTTGCGGCAGGAAGCACGTATGATGTTATCATCGCCTGCCGTCCTGATCACACAGAGGCGCTCTTGCCGCTCTTCAAGGCCTATTGTCCACAAGCCCGATTGCTATATGAAACCATTGACCTGCATTTTATGCGCGAAGCGCGGCAAGCTGAGGTTGAACGGAATTCGGAACTACTCAGGCTTTCCAAATGGCGCAAGGCCCAGGAGCTGCGCATTGCGGCAGCAGCCGATTGCACGATCGTTGTGAGTGAACAGGAGCGTCAGGTCCTTTGCCAAGAGAATCCGGATTTATACGTTGAGGTGATTCCGGTTATTGGAGAGATATATGGCTGTCAAGCAAGCTACGACCAGCGGGCCGATCTGGTTTTTATCGGGGGTTACGAGCATCGTCCCAATGTGGATGCTGTTATATATTTTGTAGAAGAAATTCTGCCACTGATTGTCGGATGCCTTCCGAAAATAAGGTTCCTCCTCGTCGGGAGTCATCCGCCGAAAGAGATTCTTGATCTGGCTTGCAAGCATGTCATCATCCAGGGATTTGTCCCCGACATCACTGAATTGATGAACCGCGTGCGGGTCTCTGTCAACCCGTTGCGTTTTGGAGCAGGGGTAAAGGGAAAGATGATTACGAGCATGTCCTACGGTGTACCCTGTGTTGGGACTTCGGTAGCGGTTGAGGGGATGGAAGTTGTCCCGGGTGTGCAGGCGTTGGTGGCAGACGACCCCCGGGCATTTGCCGATGAAGTTATACGTCTCTACACGGACCGGCAACTCTGGGAAAAGGTGTCCGCAGAAGGGTTGGCATTTGTAAGCAAGCGTTTTTCCATGGATGTTGCGGAGGAGGCTTTTAAACGTATTTTTGACAGCCTACGTCTCGAGGGGTCGCGTGGTCTGCAGTTAATCCGAGCTGTCTCCCATGATACATACCTGAGACACCGGTCGGAGCAGGAACTGGAGCGCCGGCACGCGATTGAGCAGGCCTATGTCCGGAACACTGGTCAAGTATGCACCAAAGGCTTTTGCTTTGTCTGTAATCGCGAGGTAACGTTTTCTACCGACCTTTCCTTCAGCTTTACCTTTCCCGATGGCAGTGTCGTTCCCAATTGGCGGGAACGGATTGTTTGTCCGTACTGCCGGCTGAATAACCGCATGCGGGCGGCAATCCATCTTTTTCACCTGCTGTGCCATCCGACCCCGGAGATCCGTTTATACCTTACTGAACAGACCACCCAATTATTCAGATGGTATGAAAACGCCTACAAAAATGTCACAGGAAGTGAATTCCTTGGGAATTCCATCCCACTGGGGGAAACAAACAAAGATGGAATTCTAAATGAAAATCTTACGGCGCTCACCTTTGCCGACGATTGCTTTGATGCGATTCTCTCTTTTGACGTTCTTGAGCATATTCCGAATTATCAAAGAGCCTTGCGAGAGTGTCGGCGTTGTTTGAGAGCCGGGGGCTCGTTGTTTTTCAGTGTGCCGTTTGACCTGGGCGCCCAACACCATCTGGTGCGGGCTGAAATAGACGCAGAAGGGGAGGTGCGGCATTTGCTGCCCCCGGAATATCATGGAGACCCTATCAATTCAGATGGCTGCCTGTGCTATTACCACTTCGGCTGGGACCTGCTGGATGAACTGCGGGATCTGGGTTTCCGAGATGCATCGGCGTACCTCTATTGGTCTGATCGCTTCGGCTATCTGGGCGGAGAACAACTCGTTTTCAGAGCGGTAAAATAG
- a CDS encoding glycosyltransferase: MKDSNEQPTISVVIPLYNHEKYIDAALDSVFAQTVSPMEVIVVDDGSTDNSWQKVRLRAHEDSRIIAWSQPNQGAHFTINSGIRRATGEYISILNSDDCYLPERFGACLDGLAAHPEADAVCTALSFFDGRGAVRRNKWYQEAVGFYRKCNDLALALINGNFLMTTSNLFIRREVFSKIGMFSNLRYAHDLDFFLRLIGNGRQIVWLDQPLLIYRMHDANTINENLMKVKIEWAAVAACFVSNQAQTYDWTFFRRLAEIADRHDLTRLLFFFFLQFQRGGTVSPESCLGDSGFMEFMNGVVR; encoded by the coding sequence GTGAAGGATTCCAATGAGCAGCCGACGATTTCGGTCGTGATTCCGTTGTATAACCACGAAAAATATATCGATGCGGCCCTTGACAGTGTCTTCGCACAGACGGTATCGCCCATGGAGGTCATTGTCGTCGATGATGGTTCTACCGACAATTCCTGGCAAAAAGTTCGGCTGCGTGCTCATGAAGATTCGCGGATCATCGCATGGTCTCAGCCGAACCAGGGCGCGCACTTTACGATTAATTCCGGTATCAGGCGTGCCACTGGAGAGTATATCAGCATTCTGAACTCAGATGACTGCTACCTTCCGGAGCGGTTTGGTGCGTGCCTCGATGGGTTGGCTGCCCACCCTGAAGCGGATGCTGTCTGTACCGCACTGAGTTTTTTCGACGGCAGAGGCGCTGTACGACGCAATAAATGGTATCAGGAGGCAGTGGGTTTTTATCGGAAGTGCAATGATTTAGCGCTTGCCCTGATCAACGGCAATTTTCTGATGACGACCTCCAACCTGTTTATCCGCCGTGAGGTTTTCTCTAAAATCGGAATGTTTTCCAATCTGCGATATGCTCACGACCTGGACTTTTTTTTGCGGCTGATCGGGAATGGCAGACAAATCGTCTGGCTTGATCAGCCATTGCTGATATATCGCATGCACGATGCCAACACCATTAATGAGAACCTGATGAAGGTAAAAATCGAGTGGGCCGCGGTGGCTGCTTGCTTTGTTTCGAATCAGGCCCAGACATATGACTGGACGTTTTTCAGACGTTTGGCGGAAATTGCCGACAGACATGATCTGACCCGGTTGCTCTTTTTCTTTTTCCTGCAATTTCAAAGGGGCGGAACGGTTTCGCCTGAGAGCTGCCTGGGGGATTCCGGGTTCATGGAGTTCATGAATGGTGTCGTGCGATGA